The Carettochelys insculpta isolate YL-2023 chromosome 18, ASM3395843v1, whole genome shotgun sequence genome window below encodes:
- the SLC2A11 gene encoding solute carrier family 2, facilitated glucose transporter member 11 isoform X1 yields MRTRQAHLKRSKDLILQGKVLILTICAAGIGGTFQYGYNISIINAPTTYIQTFINETWLERTGAPLESSVILLVWSFIVSVYSLGGLTGALLAGPMAIKLGRKTSLLLNNTFVIIAAIVAGFSQMAKSFEMIMLSRFLTGINCGVSMNIQPMYLGESAPKKLRGAVTLTSASFTALGLVLGQVVGIRELLGGEESWPLLLASNVVPGLIQLMTLPWLPESPRYLLIDRGDKESCICALQKLRGNDDLSSELEEMLAEQAATKGQRAKRPWELFRNPAVRWQLISIIVLSSAMQLCGNDSMYFYASYVFQEAGIPYDKIQYVAIGTGCCELITAVTCNAIIERAGRRLLVLGGYSLMAIWAIVFMVALSQQSRISWMPYLSMACIFAYILSFGIGPAGVTGVLPTEIFDQMSRPAAYMICGSLLWSNLFAVGMAFPFIVEGLAHFCYLPFFTVCVCTALYVGFFLPETKGKTFLEISKEFNKRNSKAPTHEKFWKGPEEIKSTML; encoded by the exons TACATCCAGACATTTATAAATGAAACGTGGCTGGAACGCACAGGTGCCCCCCTAGAGAGCAGTGTGATATTGCTGGTGTGGTCTTTTATTGTTTCTGTCTATTCTCTGGGGGGGCTCACCGGAGCTCTTCTTGCAGGACCCATGGCAATTAAGCTGGGACG gaAAACATCCTTGCTCCTGAATAACACGTTTGTGATCATCGCTGCAATCGTGGCAGGATTCAGCCAGATGGCCAAATCCTTTGAAATGATCATGCTCAGCAGATTTCTTACTGGAATCAATTGTG GTGTGAGCATGAACATTCAGCCCATGTACCTGGGGGAAAGCGCTCCCAAGAAGCTCCGAGGAGCAGTGACCTTGACTTCTGCATCCTTTACTGCCCTGGGGTTGGTGCTAGGACAAGTGGTTGGCATTAG AGAACTGCTAGGTGGCGAGGAGAGCTGGCCTCTTCTTTTAGCTAGCAACGTGGTGCCTGGGCTGATCCAGCTGATGACTCTGCCTTGGTTACCAGAAAGCCCCAGGTACCTCTTGATTGACCGAGGCGACAAGGAATCCTGCATCTGTG CATTGCAGAAGCTGAGAGGTAATGATGACCTGAGCAGTGAGCTGGAGGAAATGTTAGCAGAACAGGCTGCCACCAAAGGTCAGAGGGCAAAGAGGCCGTGGGAGCTGTTCCGGAATCCGGCTGTAAGATGGCAACTAATAAGCATCATTGTGCTAAGCAGTGCCATGCAGCTCTGTGGAAATGACTCG ATGTATTTTTATGCCTCCTATGTGTTCCAAGAGGCTGGAATTCCATATGATAAAATCCAGTATGTCGCTATCGGCACAGGGTGCTGTGAATTGATCACCGCCGTTACTTGT AATGCCATAATAGAGCGTGCTGGTCGGCGATTGCTGGTTCTAGGGGGCTACAGCCTCATGGCAATATGGGCCATTGTTTTCATGGTTGCTTTATCCCAGCAG AGTCGGATTAGCTGGATGCCTTACCTCAGCATGGCCTGCATTTTCGCCTATATCCTGAGCTTTGGAATTGGACCAG CTGGTGTGACAGGAGTTCTGCCGACCGAGATTTTTGATCAAATGTCTCGTCCAGCTGCGTACATGAtctgtggctctctgctctgGTCCAATCTATTTGCAGTTGGAATGGCCTTTCCATTTATTGTG gAAGGTCTTGCTCATTTCTGCTACCTTCCATTCTTCACGGTTTGTGTCTGCACTGCTCTCTACGTTGGTTTTTTCCTTCCCGAGACAAAGGGGAAGACCTTCCTGGAAATCTCCAAGGAATTCAACAAGCGCAATTCCAAAGCTCCAACACATGAGAAGTTTTGGAAAGGCCCTGAAGAAATAAAATCCACCATGTTATAG
- the SLC2A11 gene encoding solute carrier family 2, facilitated glucose transporter member 11 isoform X2, with protein sequence MNKLQRLLQGKVLILTICAAGIGGTFQYGYNISIINAPTTYIQTFINETWLERTGAPLESSVILLVWSFIVSVYSLGGLTGALLAGPMAIKLGRKTSLLLNNTFVIIAAIVAGFSQMAKSFEMIMLSRFLTGINCGVSMNIQPMYLGESAPKKLRGAVTLTSASFTALGLVLGQVVGIRELLGGEESWPLLLASNVVPGLIQLMTLPWLPESPRYLLIDRGDKESCICALQKLRGNDDLSSELEEMLAEQAATKGQRAKRPWELFRNPAVRWQLISIIVLSSAMQLCGNDSMYFYASYVFQEAGIPYDKIQYVAIGTGCCELITAVTCNAIIERAGRRLLVLGGYSLMAIWAIVFMVALSQQSRISWMPYLSMACIFAYILSFGIGPAGVTGVLPTEIFDQMSRPAAYMICGSLLWSNLFAVGMAFPFIVEGLAHFCYLPFFTVCVCTALYVGFFLPETKGKTFLEISKEFNKRNSKAPTHEKFWKGPEEIKSTML encoded by the exons TACATCCAGACATTTATAAATGAAACGTGGCTGGAACGCACAGGTGCCCCCCTAGAGAGCAGTGTGATATTGCTGGTGTGGTCTTTTATTGTTTCTGTCTATTCTCTGGGGGGGCTCACCGGAGCTCTTCTTGCAGGACCCATGGCAATTAAGCTGGGACG gaAAACATCCTTGCTCCTGAATAACACGTTTGTGATCATCGCTGCAATCGTGGCAGGATTCAGCCAGATGGCCAAATCCTTTGAAATGATCATGCTCAGCAGATTTCTTACTGGAATCAATTGTG GTGTGAGCATGAACATTCAGCCCATGTACCTGGGGGAAAGCGCTCCCAAGAAGCTCCGAGGAGCAGTGACCTTGACTTCTGCATCCTTTACTGCCCTGGGGTTGGTGCTAGGACAAGTGGTTGGCATTAG AGAACTGCTAGGTGGCGAGGAGAGCTGGCCTCTTCTTTTAGCTAGCAACGTGGTGCCTGGGCTGATCCAGCTGATGACTCTGCCTTGGTTACCAGAAAGCCCCAGGTACCTCTTGATTGACCGAGGCGACAAGGAATCCTGCATCTGTG CATTGCAGAAGCTGAGAGGTAATGATGACCTGAGCAGTGAGCTGGAGGAAATGTTAGCAGAACAGGCTGCCACCAAAGGTCAGAGGGCAAAGAGGCCGTGGGAGCTGTTCCGGAATCCGGCTGTAAGATGGCAACTAATAAGCATCATTGTGCTAAGCAGTGCCATGCAGCTCTGTGGAAATGACTCG ATGTATTTTTATGCCTCCTATGTGTTCCAAGAGGCTGGAATTCCATATGATAAAATCCAGTATGTCGCTATCGGCACAGGGTGCTGTGAATTGATCACCGCCGTTACTTGT AATGCCATAATAGAGCGTGCTGGTCGGCGATTGCTGGTTCTAGGGGGCTACAGCCTCATGGCAATATGGGCCATTGTTTTCATGGTTGCTTTATCCCAGCAG AGTCGGATTAGCTGGATGCCTTACCTCAGCATGGCCTGCATTTTCGCCTATATCCTGAGCTTTGGAATTGGACCAG CTGGTGTGACAGGAGTTCTGCCGACCGAGATTTTTGATCAAATGTCTCGTCCAGCTGCGTACATGAtctgtggctctctgctctgGTCCAATCTATTTGCAGTTGGAATGGCCTTTCCATTTATTGTG gAAGGTCTTGCTCATTTCTGCTACCTTCCATTCTTCACGGTTTGTGTCTGCACTGCTCTCTACGTTGGTTTTTTCCTTCCCGAGACAAAGGGGAAGACCTTCCTGGAAATCTCCAAGGAATTCAACAAGCGCAATTCCAAAGCTCCAACACATGAGAAGTTTTGGAAAGGCCCTGAAGAAATAAAATCCACCATGTTATAG